A single Staphylococcus muscae DNA region contains:
- a CDS encoding Mini-ribonuclease 3, with protein sequence MGDAVLDQFVRGHIILKYQSKPNRLHQEAKRFVSAKSQAQTLEALLADNWFTEEELAIVKRGRNAKSHTKAKNTDIQTYRKSSGLEAVIGYLHLTQQEARIISLLNEIVRQVEKRC encoded by the coding sequence ATGGGAGATGCCGTTTTGGATCAGTTTGTTCGTGGGCACATTATTTTAAAGTATCAAAGTAAACCGAACCGTTTGCATCAAGAAGCCAAACGGTTCGTTTCTGCTAAGAGCCAAGCGCAAACTTTAGAAGCGTTGTTAGCAGACAATTGGTTTACGGAGGAAGAATTGGCTATCGTGAAGCGAGGTCGCAACGCTAAAAGTCACACGAAAGCTAAAAATACAGATATCCAAACGTATCGTAAAAGTTCAGGTCTGGAAGCAGTGATTGGTTATTTGCATTTAACACAACAAGAAGCACGTATCATCTCGTTATTGAATGAGATTGTAAGACAAGTAGAAAAGAGGTGTTAG
- the rlmB gene encoding 23S rRNA (guanosine(2251)-2'-O)-methyltransferase RlmB, protein MDSEVIVGRHAVREAITSGHVVNKVLIQEGMKKQQIDDILKQAKDLKLVVQTVPKSKLDQISTAPHQGVAAYIAPYEYETLEHFLEQQKQKDGLSTVLILDGLEDPHNLGSILRTADATGVDGIIIPKRRSVALTQTVAKASTGAIQHVPVMRVTNLSQTIDVLKDQGYWVAGTEANHATDYRQMQADMPLAIVIGSEGQGMSRRVKEKCDFYIKIPMVGHVNSLNASVAASLMMYEVLRKRQPIGGDK, encoded by the coding sequence ATGGATTCAGAAGTAATAGTTGGACGCCATGCGGTTCGTGAAGCGATTACGAGTGGACATGTGGTGAATAAAGTATTAATTCAAGAAGGTATGAAGAAGCAACAAATTGATGATATTTTAAAACAAGCGAAAGATTTAAAATTAGTCGTTCAAACCGTTCCAAAATCAAAATTAGATCAAATCTCAACAGCACCTCATCAAGGTGTTGCAGCATATATTGCGCCATACGAATATGAGACTTTAGAACATTTTTTAGAACAGCAGAAGCAGAAGGATGGCTTATCAACAGTGCTCATACTCGATGGATTAGAAGATCCGCATAACTTAGGTTCTATTCTAAGAACAGCGGATGCGACAGGTGTAGACGGCATCATCATCCCAAAACGTCGCTCTGTTGCACTTACGCAGACAGTGGCAAAAGCTTCCACAGGTGCCATTCAACATGTCCCTGTCATGCGTGTTACGAACTTATCTCAAACGATTGATGTATTGAAAGATCAAGGGTATTGGGTAGCTGGCACAGAAGCAAATCATGCGACAGATTATCGTCAAATGCAGGCAGATATGCCACTTGCGATTGTGATTGGTAGTGAAGGGCAAGGCATGAGTCGACGTGTGAAAGAAAAATGTGATTTTTATATTAAAATCCCTATGGTTGGTCATGTCAACAGTTTGAATGCATCGGTTGCTGCAAGTTTGATGATGTACGAGGTGTTGAGAAAGCGTCAACCTATTGGCGGTGACAAGTAA
- a CDS encoding NYN domain-containing protein, with the protein MKDYYVIIDGYNMIGQSPELMHLAKENLEEAREQLLIEIANYNALVKGHIICVFDAYEQGSPQSETVYHGVRVIFTKEGETADSFIERYVYNIYHKHLTHITVVTSDMSEQHAIFGTGAYRISSREMWRHLKENKTAVSKTISSFEARKPRTRMHLSEEVLTEFEKIRRGKQQ; encoded by the coding sequence ATGAAAGATTATTATGTGATTATTGATGGATATAATATGATTGGACAATCGCCTGAGCTCATGCACCTTGCGAAAGAAAACCTTGAAGAAGCACGTGAGCAACTACTGATTGAGATTGCAAACTACAATGCACTTGTGAAGGGACATATCATCTGTGTGTTTGATGCATATGAACAAGGTTCTCCGCAATCAGAAACGGTCTATCATGGTGTGAGAGTTATTTTCACCAAAGAAGGAGAAACAGCAGATAGCTTTATTGAACGCTATGTTTATAATATCTATCATAAACACTTAACACATATCACAGTTGTGACGAGTGATATGAGTGAACAGCATGCTATTTTTGGAACGGGAGCCTATCGCATCTCATCTAGAGAAATGTGGCGTCATTTGAAAGAAAACAAGACAGCTGTTTCCAAGACGATATCGTCATTTGAAGCACGAAAACCACGTACAAGAATGCATTTATCAGAAGAAGTTTTGACAGAATTTGAAAAAATTAGACGTGGTAAGCAGCAATAA
- a CDS encoding RNA polymerase sigma factor, translating into MQRIEQRNDLENQTFSTNEVLLMEAQLNDIKQRAMQSFADYSIHEYDRDDLIQETVIRLYQKMRAAEEPHATPFEHYINRTIRRRKLDYRRKKMNRQRIFDKYAQSVKYETTYDDYKQEDPLDIVIRNEMLFAVFKEALATLTPIEYRVCQYLYQEWKPAEIAKTMDIPPKKVYNTIYRVRKKLKAALHMNVD; encoded by the coding sequence ATGCAGCGAATTGAACAACGAAACGACCTTGAAAATCAAACCTTCTCAACAAATGAAGTGCTCCTTATGGAAGCCCAATTGAACGATATCAAACAACGTGCGATGCAGTCTTTTGCTGATTATAGTATTCATGAGTATGATCGTGATGACTTGATCCAAGAGACTGTAATTCGTTTATATCAAAAAATGCGAGCCGCTGAAGAGCCACACGCTACGCCGTTTGAACATTATATCAATCGAACGATTCGTCGGCGTAAGTTGGACTATCGACGGAAAAAGATGAATCGACAACGCATATTTGATAAGTATGCACAATCTGTTAAATATGAGACGACTTATGATGATTATAAACAAGAAGATCCATTAGATATTGTCATTCGTAATGAAATGCTGTTCGCAGTATTTAAAGAAGCATTAGCAACATTAACACCGATTGAATACCGTGTCTGTCAGTATTTATATCAAGAATGGAAACCCGCAGAAATCGCAAAAACAATGGATATACCCCCGAAGAAGGTCTATAATACAATCTACCGTGTGCGCAAAAAGTTGAAAGCAGCATTGCATATGAATGTAGATTGA